A genomic stretch from Helianthus annuus cultivar XRQ/B chromosome 1, HanXRQr2.0-SUNRISE, whole genome shotgun sequence includes:
- the LOC110871064 gene encoding guanine nucleotide-binding protein-like NSN1 translates to MPKRSKKSKSKRVTLKQKHKVIKKVKDHHKKKAKEAKKLGLNKKPRAEKDPGIPNDWPFKEQELKALEARRAKALEAIEQKKAEKKERAKKRKLGLLDDDGDDITNLAEQVSAKEHELGQKKTVGNSTATERTFYKELTKVIEASDVILEVLDARDPLGTRCPDLEKMVLKAGPEKHLVLLLNKIDLVPREAAEKWLKYLREELPAVAFKCSTQQQKSNLGWKSAKAAKKTSTLLQTSDCLGAETLLKLLKNYSRSHEIKKSITVGVVGLPNVGKSSLINSLKRCHVVNAGATPGLTKTMQEVQLDRSVKLLDCPGVVMLKSGENDAAVTLKNCVRIEKLQDPISPVKEILKLCPAETLVTLYKIPTFNSDDDFLSKVATVRGKLKKGGVLDTDAAARIVLHDWNEGKIEYYTMPPTRNEGENTKAKIVSELGKEFNVDEIYGTESSYIGSLKSVNDFTPVEIPPSAPLALDQSMLKDDTTPVEKNTEDEDMAEGENAPETENDKTDAVEGEVVLTTKQKKQKKAKKSTPMEEDESNDYDFKVDYVKKESEPKGDDGDDEDGNDDGDDKGGDADDGEATDQTQAA, encoded by the exons ATGCCGAAAAGAAGCAAAA AGAGTAAAAGCAAGAGAGTAACCTTAAAACAGAAGCACAAGGTCATAAAGAAAGTTAAAGACCACCACAAGAAGAAGGCCAAAGAGGCCAAAAAGTTAGGCTTGAACAAGAAACCCAGGGCTGAAAAAGATCCTGGTATCCCTAACGACTGGCCGTTCAAGGAGCAGGAGCTTAAGGCGCTTGAGGCGCGTAGGGCCAAGGCGCTTGAGGCGATTGAGCAGAAGAAGGCTGAGAAGAAAGAGCGG GCGAAAAAGAGGAAGTTGGGTCTATTAGACGATGATGGTGATGACATCACCAATCTTGCCGAGCAGGTTTCTGCAAAAGAACATGAATTAGGACAGAAAAAGACGGTCGGTAATTCCACTGCTACAG AGAGGACATTTTACAAGGAGTTGACCAAAGTTATCGAAGCATCAGATGTCATTTTGGAAGTTCTTGATGCTCGGGATCCCCTTGGGACCCGCTGTCCCGATTTGGAAAAGATGGTACTAAAAGCTGGCCCTGAAAAACATCTCGTGTTGCTCCTCAATAAAATAG ATCTCGTTCCTCGTGAAGCTGCCGAAAAGTGGTTAAAGTATCTTAGGGAGGAGTTACCAGCAGTTGCTTTTAAGTGTAGCACTCAACAACAGAAATCTAATCTCGGCTGGAAATCCGCAAAGGCTGCAAAAAAGACGAGCACTCTTTTGCAAACAAGCGACTGTTTAGGAGCAGAAACTCTTTTAAAGCTGCTGAAAAATTATTCAAGAAGTCACGAG ATTAAAAAATCGATTACGGTTGGTGTAGTGGGGCTGCCTAATGTAGGCAAGAGCAGTTTAATAAACAGCTTAAAGAGGTGCCATGTTGTCAATGCGGGGGCTACACCGGGTCTCACAAAAACCATGCAAGAAGTTCAGTTAGACAGGAGTGTTAAATTACTAGACTGCCCTGGTGTTGTTATGCTTAAATCCGGTGAGAACGATGCCGCTGTAACCCTTAAAAATTGCGTTAGAATCGAGAAGCTGCAGGACCCCATTTCTCCAG TGAAGGAAATTCTCAAGTTATGTCCCGCAGAAACGTTGGTAACTTTATACAAGATTCCTACTTTTAATTCGGACGATGACTTCCTTTCCAAGGTAGCTACTGTCAGAGGTAAGCTTAAAAAGGGCGGCGTTTTGGACACCGATGCTGCCGCAAGAATCGTTTTGCATGATTGGAATGAAG GTAAAATTGAATACTATACAATGCCTCCAACTAGGAATGAAGGAGAGAATACGAAGGCAAAAATTGTATCGGAGCTAGGAAAGGAGTTTAATGTGGATGAAATATACGGCACTGAATCGTCATATATTGGTAGTCTTAAATCGGTGAACGATTTTACTCCTGTTGAGATTCCGCCAAGTGCCCCTCTCGCTCTTGACCAGTCAATGCTCAAG GACGATACAACTCCAGTGGAAAAGAACACGGAAGATGAAGACATGGCCGAAGGTGAAAATGCACCGGAAACAGAAAATGATAAGACCGATGCTGTTGAAGGTGAAGTTGTTCTTACCaccaaacaaaagaaacaaaaaaaagcCAAGAAATCCACTCCGATGGAAGAAGATGAGTCGAATGATTATGATTTTAAGGTTGATTATGTGAAAAAGGAATCTGAACCAAAGGGTGATGATGGTGACGACGAAGATGGCAATGATGATGGCGATGACAAAGGTGGCGATGCGGATGATGGTGAAGCTACTGATCAAACACAGGCCGCCTAG